The following are from one region of the Klebsiella aerogenes genome:
- a CDS encoding IclR family transcriptional regulator C-terminal domain-containing protein, whose protein sequence is MSDNTPTTLSARQAEHDPNFMLSLARGLEVLNAFTPQRQRLTISQLSQKTQISRAAVRRCLYTLAALGMVHSPDGRSYELLPRVLAVGHAYLAGTPLAKVAQSALDNLGKALGESCSAATLDGDNVLYIARAAVNNLLSVDLGRGSRLPAWTTSMGRVLLSALPEEQLEVTLSRANLIRYTPHTLCDLAALRAEIAKVRMQGYALADRQIEVGLCSLAVPLLSRGGQVVAALNVGVPASSMSAAALKEKALAPLRRAAMELSLQL, encoded by the coding sequence ATGAGCGACAATACCCCTACCACCCTGAGCGCCAGGCAGGCCGAGCACGATCCCAACTTTATGCTATCGCTGGCCCGCGGGCTGGAGGTGCTTAACGCCTTCACCCCGCAACGGCAACGACTGACCATCTCACAACTCAGTCAGAAAACGCAGATTTCCCGCGCCGCGGTGCGCCGCTGCCTGTACACCCTGGCGGCGTTAGGCATGGTGCACAGCCCGGACGGCCGCAGCTATGAACTGTTGCCGCGCGTACTGGCGGTCGGCCACGCCTATCTGGCGGGGACGCCGCTGGCGAAAGTTGCGCAATCGGCGCTGGATAATCTCGGCAAGGCGTTGGGGGAAAGCTGTTCCGCCGCCACGCTTGATGGCGACAACGTGTTATATATCGCCCGCGCGGCGGTCAACAATTTACTGAGCGTCGATTTAGGTCGCGGCAGTCGCCTGCCGGCGTGGACCACCTCGATGGGCCGCGTATTGCTCAGCGCGCTGCCGGAAGAACAGCTTGAAGTGACATTGTCACGAGCAAATCTTATACGCTATACCCCGCACACCCTCTGCGATCTCGCCGCATTGCGCGCGGAAATCGCCAAAGTGAGGATGCAGGGTTATGCGCTGGCCGACCGGCAAATTGAAGTGGGACTATGTTCGCTGGCGGTACCGCTGCTGTCGCGTGGCGGTCAGGTGGTGGCGGCGCTCAACGTTGGCGTACCCGCCTCTTCGATGAGCGCAGCGGCGCTGAAGGAGAAAGCCCTCGCCCCGCTGCGTCGCGCAGCGATGGAACTTTCTCTGCAGCTGTAG
- a CDS encoding TetR family transcriptional regulator, translated as MHYLNREARREVIMQAAMRVALNGGFSAMTVRQIASEAGVAAGQLHHHFASTGELKAQTFIRLIREMLDIQLLTDEASWSERLFSLLGSEDGRLDPYIRLWREAQILSDSDDEVKAAYLLTMTMWHDETVTAITRGADAGEFQPQDTAENIAWRLIALVCGLDGIYALGMKAIDDATFMRYIKYYIAIELPQI; from the coding sequence ATGCACTATTTAAATCGGGAAGCACGTCGGGAAGTCATTATGCAGGCCGCCATGCGGGTGGCGCTTAACGGCGGTTTCAGTGCGATGACCGTACGCCAGATCGCCAGCGAAGCCGGCGTCGCCGCAGGGCAACTGCACCATCACTTTGCCTCGACCGGCGAACTTAAAGCTCAGACTTTTATCCGTTTGATCCGCGAAATGCTTGATATTCAACTGCTGACTGATGAAGCCAGCTGGAGCGAACGCTTGTTCTCGTTACTCGGCAGCGAGGATGGTCGTCTTGATCCCTACATCCGCTTGTGGCGGGAAGCGCAGATTTTGTCCGATAGCGACGACGAGGTTAAAGCCGCTTACCTGCTCACCATGACCATGTGGCATGACGAAACGGTGACGGCCATTACACGCGGCGCCGATGCTGGCGAGTTTCAGCCGCAGGATACGGCAGAAAATATTGCCTGGCGGCTGATAGCTCTGGTTTGCGGGCTGGATGGCATTTACGCGCTGGGGATGAAGGCCATTGACGATGCGACATTTATGCGTTATATAAAATATTATATAGCGATAGAACTCCCTCAGATATAA
- a CDS encoding MFS transporter produces the protein MSRQWLTLMAILLVYIPVAIDATVLHVAAPTLSVALGTSGNELLWIIDIYSLVMAGMVLPMGALGDKIGFKRLLLLGSSIFGAASLCAALSPTAMTLILSRALLAVGAAMIVPATLAGIRGTFAQASQRNMALGLWAAVGSGGAAFGPLVGGLLLEHFYWGSVFLINVPIVLLVVAINARVVPRQPARREQPLNLLQALILIAAILMLVFSAKSALKGQLALWLTALVAISGAAMLTWFIRKQLSMPTPMVDMRLFTHRIILSGVMMAMTALITLVGFELLMAQELQFVHQKTPFEAGLFMLPVMVASGFSGPIAGMLVSKLGLRQVATGGMLLSAFSFLGLSMTDFSTQQWQAWGLMILLGFSAASALLASTSAIMAAAPKEKASAAGAIETMAYELGAGLGIALFGLILTRSYSHAIALPAGIGGEAAVQASSSIGEAMKVAQSLPAIPADSLIAAAKTAFISAHSISLATAGVLLLLLAVGIWRGLANTPTPQ, from the coding sequence ATGTCTCGGCAATGGTTAACGCTGATGGCGATTTTGTTGGTTTATATCCCGGTGGCAATTGATGCGACGGTGCTGCATGTTGCTGCGCCGACGCTAAGCGTGGCGCTGGGCACCAGCGGCAATGAGCTGCTGTGGATTATTGATATCTACTCGTTGGTGATGGCCGGTATGGTTCTGCCGATGGGGGCATTAGGCGATAAAATCGGCTTCAAACGTTTATTACTGCTCGGCAGTTCTATTTTTGGCGCCGCTTCGCTGTGCGCCGCGCTGTCGCCAACGGCGATGACGCTGATTCTCTCCCGCGCGTTGCTGGCGGTGGGGGCGGCGATGATCGTCCCGGCGACGCTCGCCGGGATCCGCGGTACCTTCGCGCAAGCCAGCCAGCGCAATATGGCGCTGGGGTTGTGGGCGGCGGTCGGATCCGGCGGCGCGGCGTTTGGGCCGTTGGTCGGCGGCCTGTTGCTTGAGCATTTCTACTGGGGCTCGGTGTTTCTGATCAATGTGCCGATTGTGCTGCTGGTGGTCGCTATCAATGCCCGAGTGGTGCCGCGCCAGCCTGCACGTCGCGAGCAGCCGCTGAATCTGCTGCAGGCGCTGATCCTGATTGCGGCGATCCTGATGCTGGTATTCAGTGCGAAATCGGCGTTAAAAGGCCAGTTGGCGCTATGGCTGACCGCGCTGGTGGCTATCAGCGGGGCGGCGATGCTGACCTGGTTTATCCGCAAACAGCTGTCGATGCCGACGCCGATGGTGGATATGCGTCTTTTCACCCATCGTATTATTTTAAGCGGGGTGATGATGGCGATGACCGCGCTGATTACGCTGGTCGGCTTTGAGCTGCTGATGGCGCAAGAGCTACAGTTCGTCCATCAAAAAACGCCGTTTGAGGCCGGATTGTTTATGCTGCCGGTGATGGTCGCCAGCGGCTTCAGTGGGCCGATTGCCGGGATGTTGGTTTCGAAACTGGGGCTGCGCCAGGTGGCGACCGGCGGGATGCTGCTCAGCGCATTCAGTTTCCTCGGCCTGTCAATGACCGACTTCAGCACGCAGCAGTGGCAGGCATGGGGGTTGATGATATTGCTCGGCTTTAGCGCCGCCAGCGCGTTGCTGGCTTCGACATCCGCGATTATGGCGGCAGCGCCAAAAGAGAAAGCCTCGGCGGCGGGGGCCATTGAGACGATGGCCTATGAACTGGGCGCGGGACTCGGTATTGCACTGTTCGGCCTGATTCTGACCCGTAGCTACAGTCATGCGATTGCGTTACCTGCCGGGATTGGCGGCGAAGCGGCGGTACAGGCGTCGTCGTCCATCGGCGAAGCCATGAAGGTGGCGCAATCGCTGCCGGCGATCCCTGCTGATTCATTGATCGCGGCGGCGAAAACAGCCTTTATCAGCGCCCACAGCATCTCGTTGGCGACGGCTGGGGTACTGCTGTTATTACTGGCCGTTGGCATCTGGCGCGGACTGGCGAATACGCCAACGCCGCAGTAA
- the catC gene encoding muconolactone Delta-isomerase encodes MLFKVDMTVNIPLGFPAAEADEIKKREKAYSQQLQREGKWRHIWRVAGLYANVSIFDVKDAEELHQILMGLPLYPFMDIRVEALCRHPSSIREDDS; translated from the coding sequence ATGCTATTTAAAGTTGATATGACCGTCAATATTCCCCTCGGTTTTCCTGCCGCCGAAGCGGATGAAATTAAAAAACGCGAAAAAGCCTATTCGCAACAATTGCAGCGTGAAGGCAAATGGCGACATATTTGGCGCGTCGCGGGGCTTTACGCCAATGTGAGTATTTTCGATGTCAAAGATGCCGAAGAATTGCATCAGATTTTAATGGGATTACCGCTGTATCCTTTTATGGATATTCGCGTAGAGGCGCTTTGCCGTCATCCCTCGTCTATTCGTGAAGACGATAGCTAA
- a CDS encoding muconate cycloisomerase family protein: protein MNVGTKSYTSHQEQKMTATVERVESWIVDVPTIRPHKLSMTTMGCQTLVIVRITRSDGICGIGEATTIGGLSYGVESPEAISSALTHYLTPLLKGQPADNLNALTARMNHAIKGNTFAKSAIETALLDAQGKALGLPVSALLGGALQTSLPVLWTLASGDTDKDIAEGEKLLAERRHQAFKLKIGARELATDLRHTRAIVEALGDRASIRVDVNQAWDAATGAKGCRELAAMGVDLIEQPVSAQDNAALVRLSQQIETAILADEAVATAGDGYQLAQQGFTGAYALKIAKAGGPNSVLALARVAQAAGVGLYGGTMLEGTVGTVASLHAWSTLPLQWGTEMFGPLLLKDDIVSVPLSFANGQVVLPQTPGLGVELDEDKLRFYTRKA, encoded by the coding sequence ATAAATGTGGGTACGAAAAGTTATACATCTCACCAGGAACAAAAAATGACTGCGACCGTAGAACGCGTTGAGAGCTGGATCGTGGATGTGCCGACCATCCGGCCACATAAATTGTCGATGACCACTATGGGCTGCCAGACGCTGGTTATTGTGCGTATTACCCGCTCCGATGGTATTTGCGGCATCGGCGAGGCCACCACCATTGGCGGACTGAGCTACGGCGTGGAAAGCCCGGAAGCGATTTCTTCAGCGTTGACTCACTACCTGACGCCGCTGCTGAAAGGGCAGCCAGCCGATAACCTGAATGCGCTGACCGCCCGCATGAACCACGCCATTAAAGGCAACACCTTTGCGAAATCGGCGATTGAAACCGCGCTACTTGATGCCCAGGGCAAAGCCTTAGGTCTGCCGGTGTCGGCGCTGCTCGGCGGCGCGCTGCAAACGTCGCTGCCGGTGCTGTGGACGCTGGCGAGCGGCGATACCGATAAAGATATCGCCGAAGGGGAGAAACTGTTGGCCGAACGTCGCCATCAGGCCTTCAAGCTGAAAATCGGCGCTCGCGAATTAGCCACCGATCTGCGTCATACCCGCGCCATTGTCGAAGCATTAGGCGATCGTGCCAGTATTCGCGTTGACGTCAATCAGGCCTGGGATGCCGCTACCGGTGCGAAAGGCTGCCGCGAACTGGCGGCGATGGGCGTTGATTTGATCGAACAGCCGGTCAGCGCGCAGGACAACGCCGCGCTGGTGCGCCTGAGCCAGCAGATTGAAACGGCGATCCTCGCCGATGAAGCGGTGGCGACCGCCGGTGATGGCTATCAGTTGGCGCAGCAGGGCTTCACTGGCGCTTATGCGCTGAAGATAGCCAAGGCCGGGGGACCGAATAGCGTGCTGGCGCTGGCCCGCGTCGCGCAGGCGGCTGGGGTTGGCCTGTATGGCGGCACCATGCTGGAAGGCACCGTCGGTACCGTCGCGTCGCTACACGCGTGGTCAACGCTGCCGCTGCAGTGGGGGACCGAGATGTTCGGCCCGCTGCTGCTGAAAGACGATATTGTCAGCGTGCCGCTCAGCTTTGCCAACGGCCAGGTGGTGTTGCCGCAAACGCCGGGCCTTGGTGTGGAATTGGATGAAGACAAACTGCGCTTCTATACCCGTAAAGCATAA
- the narU gene encoding nitrate/nitrite transporter NarU — protein MSIENDKKNHYLLEDWRPENEAFWENKGKAIARRNLWISVFCLLLAFCVWMLFSAVAVNLNKVGFNFTTDQLFLLTALPSLSGAILRVPYSFMVPMFGGRYWTVISTVILVIPCLWLGIAVQNPTTPYEVFIIISLLCGFAGANFASSMGNISFFFPKAKQGSALGINGGLGNLGVSVMQLVSPIFVFLPVFTFLGVRGVEQPGGAMLWLGNSPLLWVPLLVIATVFAWFGMNDIASSKASIRDQLPVLKRPHMWLLSLLYLATFGSFIGFSAGFAMLAKTQFPDVDILKLAFFGPFIGALARSFGGIISDRLGGVRVTLVNFILMALFTGLLFLTLPGSGSGSFFAFYVVFMGLFLTAGLGSGSTFQMIAVIFRQLTIDSVKKRGGSDEEAQHEAVTDTAAALGFIAAIGAIGGFFIPKAFGTSLAMTGSPVGAMKVFFVFYVVCVLVTWLVYGRRKPSAK, from the coding sequence ATGTCGATAGAAAATGATAAGAAGAATCATTATCTCCTGGAGGATTGGCGACCGGAAAATGAGGCGTTCTGGGAAAATAAAGGAAAAGCGATTGCGCGCAGGAATCTGTGGATTTCCGTCTTCTGTTTATTACTCGCTTTCTGCGTCTGGATGTTATTTAGCGCCGTAGCGGTCAATCTCAATAAAGTCGGCTTTAATTTCACCACCGATCAGCTGTTTCTATTAACGGCGCTACCGTCGCTTTCCGGGGCAATATTACGCGTCCCCTATTCATTCATGGTACCAATGTTTGGCGGACGCTACTGGACGGTGATCAGCACCGTCATTTTAGTGATCCCCTGCCTGTGGTTAGGCATTGCCGTACAAAATCCGACTACCCCGTACGAAGTGTTTATCATCATTTCCCTGCTCTGCGGTTTTGCCGGCGCCAACTTCGCCTCGAGCATGGGCAACATTAGTTTCTTCTTCCCGAAAGCGAAACAAGGCAGCGCGCTGGGCATCAACGGCGGCCTTGGCAACCTCGGCGTCAGCGTGATGCAGCTGGTCTCGCCGATTTTTGTCTTCCTGCCGGTGTTCACTTTCCTTGGCGTACGCGGCGTCGAACAGCCGGGCGGCGCGATGTTATGGCTGGGCAACTCGCCGCTGCTATGGGTGCCGCTGCTGGTCATCGCCACCGTCTTCGCCTGGTTTGGCATGAACGATATCGCCAGCTCGAAAGCATCGATTCGCGATCAGTTGCCGGTGCTTAAACGCCCGCATATGTGGCTGTTAAGTCTGCTGTATCTGGCAACCTTCGGCTCATTTATCGGTTTCTCCGCCGGTTTTGCCATGCTGGCGAAAACCCAGTTCCCGGATGTCGATATTCTGAAACTGGCCTTCTTTGGCCCATTCATCGGCGCATTGGCGCGCTCATTCGGCGGGATTATTTCCGACCGTCTGGGCGGCGTGCGGGTGACATTGGTCAACTTCATCCTGATGGCGCTGTTTACCGGCCTGTTATTCCTGACCCTTCCGGGCTCCGGTTCCGGCAGTTTCTTCGCCTTCTACGTGGTGTTTATGGGCCTGTTCTTAACCGCCGGTCTCGGCAGCGGTTCAACCTTCCAGATGATCGCAGTGATCTTCCGCCAGCTCACCATTGATAGCGTGAAAAAACGCGGCGGCAGCGACGAAGAGGCCCAGCATGAGGCGGTAACCGATACCGCCGCCGCACTCGGTTTTATCGCCGCTATCGGCGCCATCGGCGGTTTCTTCATTCCAAAAGCCTTCGGCACCTCACTGGCAATGACCGGTTCGCCGGTCGGCGCGATGAAAGTGTTTTTTGTGTTCTATGTTGTATGCGTGCTGGTCACCTGGTTGGTCTACGGTCGCCGCAAACCGTCCGCTAAATAA